The following proteins come from a genomic window of Pyxidicoccus sp. MSG2:
- a CDS encoding Re/Si-specific NAD(P)(+) transhydrogenase subunit alpha — MLPGMIIAIPRETVPGEKRIALVAESVKRLVGRKHEVVIESGAGQGAECSDEELRAAGARLEPSAAAVYAAADVLLKVQPPGPEEVPLLKPGSVLVSLAYPMSNPKLARAIAQRQVTLLAMDMVPRTTLAQMMDVLSSQATIAGYRAVLLAAEAMPKLFPMLMTAAGTIPPAKVLVLGAGVAGLQAIATARRLGAVVEAYDVRKVVKEQVESLGARFVNIDIEDAAGSGGYAKELSEEAKKKQAEALAVHVAKSDAVITTALVPGRRAPVLLPADMVRRMKSGSVVVDIAAEQGGNCELTRPGERYRTENGVTVIGEKNLPSQLSVHASAMFSRNLEKLLAHVTDKDGALKLDVADEIVKGMLITRGGDIVHPAVADVALKEVA, encoded by the coding sequence ATGCTGCCCGGCATGATCATCGCCATCCCCCGTGAAACGGTGCCGGGCGAGAAGCGGATCGCGCTCGTGGCGGAGAGCGTGAAACGCCTCGTCGGCAGGAAGCACGAAGTGGTGATTGAGAGCGGCGCGGGCCAGGGCGCGGAGTGCTCCGACGAGGAGCTGCGCGCCGCCGGAGCACGCCTCGAGCCGAGCGCCGCCGCCGTCTATGCCGCCGCGGACGTGCTGCTCAAGGTCCAGCCTCCAGGGCCGGAGGAAGTGCCGCTCTTGAAGCCCGGCTCGGTGCTGGTGAGCCTGGCGTACCCCATGTCCAACCCGAAGCTGGCGCGCGCCATCGCCCAGCGGCAGGTGACGCTGCTGGCCATGGACATGGTGCCGCGCACGACGCTGGCGCAGATGATGGACGTGCTCAGCTCGCAGGCGACGATTGCCGGCTACCGCGCGGTGCTGCTCGCGGCGGAGGCGATGCCGAAGCTGTTCCCCATGCTGATGACGGCCGCCGGGACGATTCCACCGGCCAAGGTGCTGGTGCTGGGCGCGGGCGTGGCCGGCCTGCAGGCCATCGCCACGGCGCGCCGCCTGGGCGCGGTGGTGGAGGCGTACGACGTCCGCAAGGTGGTGAAGGAGCAGGTGGAGAGCCTGGGCGCCCGCTTCGTCAACATCGACATCGAGGACGCGGCGGGCTCCGGCGGGTACGCGAAGGAATTGAGCGAGGAGGCCAAGAAGAAGCAGGCCGAGGCGCTCGCGGTGCACGTGGCGAAGTCCGACGCCGTCATCACCACGGCGCTCGTGCCCGGCCGGCGCGCGCCGGTGCTCCTGCCCGCGGACATGGTGCGGCGCATGAAGAGCGGCTCGGTGGTGGTGGACATCGCGGCGGAGCAGGGCGGCAACTGCGAGCTGACCCGGCCCGGCGAGCGCTACCGCACGGAGAACGGCGTCACCGTCATCGGCGAGAAGAACCTGCCCAGCCAGCTCTCGGTGCACGCCAGCGCCATGTTCTCGCGCAACCTGGAGAAGCTGCTCGCGCACGTCACGGACAAGGACGGCGCGCTGAAGCTGGATGTCGCGGACGAAATCGTGAAGGGGATGCTCATCACCCGCGGCGGGGACATCGTCCATCCGGCCGTGGCGGACGTGGCGTTGAAGGAGGTTGCCTGA